CCATGATTATCATGATTGGTATTGTATCGCGTCTGCCCGGTGCGCTTATCGGCGAAGCTGCTGCAAAGGGTATTAACAAGTCGTTGATTTTCCTGCTCGAATTGGTCGTGCTATTCTTAGTTGTAATGGCCGTTATCGTGCTGACCCAGGCTGTGCGCCGTATCCCGGTGCAATATGCTAAGCAAGTAGGCGGTACGACCCAACTGGATGCTCAACGCCAATTTATTCCTCTGAAAGTCAATGCAGCTGGTGTAATGCCTATCATCTTCGCGCAGTCGCTGATGTTTGTGCCGAGCATTGCGGCTTCCGCTTGGGATAAGAATAGTGACTTAGCAGCAACCATCGCAGCTTATTTCTCACCTGAACATTGGGTGTATAATACGGTATTCGCGCTACTGATTATTGTGTTTACTTACTTCTACACCGCCATCAGCGTTAATCCTAATCAGATTGCGGACGACTTGAAACGCAGTGGTGGTTTTGTGCCTGGCGTGAAGCCGGGTCGCGACACGTCGGAGTTTATTGATGAAATTCTGACTCGTGTTACATTGCCGGGAGCTATGGCTTTGGCGCTGATTGCTATTTTTCCTACCCTAGCTTTATTGTTAGGGGTAACTCGTCCGCTTTCTTTATTCTACGGGGGTACTTCCTTAATAATAATGGTCGGCGTGGTATTGGATACGCTAAATCAGATTGAAAGCTACCTACTCATGCGTCATTATGATGGTATGATGAAATCGGGTAAGTTACGTGGTCGGGCCACCGAGCGCATAGCGCTCGCCTCATAAGGGACGCATAATGGCAACGGGTACTGTTCAATTTAAGACCGAGGAAGAGATAGACTTCATGCGCGCTGCCGCACAGCTGCTGGCTCAAGTTCATGGAGAAGTAGC
The genomic region above belongs to Hymenobacter psoromatis and contains:
- the secY gene encoding preprotein translocase subunit SecY, encoding MNKFINTIKNIFAIEDLRTRILNTLFFIAIYRLGCYVVLPGVDPTQLKAGSGGVFGILDTLLGGAFSHASIFALGIMPYISASIVLQLLTIAVPYFQKLQKEGESGRKKINQYTRLLTIPIVMAQSIGFLATINAEALVNPGTFFTISTMLIITAGTLFCMWLGEKITDKGIGNGISMIIMIGIVSRLPGALIGEAAAKGINKSLIFLLELVVLFLVVMAVIVLTQAVRRIPVQYAKQVGGTTQLDAQRQFIPLKVNAAGVMPIIFAQSLMFVPSIAASAWDKNSDLAATIAAYFSPEHWVYNTVFALLIIVFTYFYTAISVNPNQIADDLKRSGGFVPGVKPGRDTSEFIDEILTRVTLPGAMALALIAIFPTLALLLGVTRPLSLFYGGTSLIIMVGVVLDTLNQIESYLLMRHYDGMMKSGKLRGRATERIALAS